In a genomic window of Candidatus Omnitrophota bacterium:
- a CDS encoding 30S ribosomal protein S1 has protein sequence MTKEKNDVDVENNEMKDVPKSEFQRLYEESITTFNDGEIVKGKIVNITSKEVIVDIGYKSEGAISISEFSDSDALKIGDEVEVYLESKEDENGMVVLSKQKAERAVGWDMVISRYGEGDVVDGKISKKVKGGFMVDIGVEAFLPASQAALKSFGNLNQMVGQVFPFKIIKINKPRKNIVVSRKDAMQQQNTEDKKKVFETLQKGSTISGVVRNITDFGAFVEINAGIIGLLHITDMSWGRVSHPSEVLAIGDTIEVVVLDFDANTMKVSLGLKQKTANPWETVDTKYPAGSKVKGTVVNLMPYGAFIELEKGVEGLLHISELSWTKKYNHPNELLAIGDRIEASVIDTDKANRKISLGLKQLESNPWVEVEAKYPVGTKVKGKIRNLTDYGAFVELEDGIDGLIHVSDISWTKRIGHPKDVFKKGEKVEAVILAVDATNRKISLGLKQLTQDPWDEIAGKYAPDAQMNGKVTKVANFGLFVEIDKDLEGLAHISEISLAEGEKLEEKYKVGDEIKVKVVKVDSIQHKIALSLKV, from the coding sequence ATGACAAAAGAGAAGAATGATGTAGATGTAGAAAATAATGAAATGAAGGATGTACCCAAGAGCGAATTTCAAAGGCTCTACGAGGAATCTATCACGACTTTCAACGATGGTGAGATAGTAAAAGGCAAGATAGTCAATATCACTTCAAAGGAAGTCATAGTAGATATCGGCTATAAGTCCGAAGGCGCGATCTCCATATCTGAATTTTCCGATTCGGATGCTTTGAAGATAGGCGATGAAGTTGAAGTGTATCTGGAATCAAAGGAAGACGAAAACGGCATGGTTGTGTTGTCGAAACAAAAAGCCGAGCGCGCGGTAGGCTGGGATATGGTTATCTCAAGATACGGCGAAGGCGATGTTGTCGACGGCAAGATATCGAAGAAGGTAAAAGGCGGCTTCATGGTCGATATCGGGGTTGAGGCGTTTCTACCCGCCAGCCAGGCTGCGCTTAAGTCTTTCGGTAACTTAAATCAGATGGTCGGCCAGGTATTTCCGTTCAAGATAATCAAGATAAACAAGCCGAGGAAGAATATCGTGGTATCGCGCAAAGACGCCATGCAGCAGCAGAATACCGAAGACAAGAAGAAGGTCTTCGAGACTCTGCAAAAAGGCTCTACCATAAGCGGTGTTGTGAGAAATATCACTGACTTTGGCGCGTTTGTAGAAATAAATGCCGGGATAATAGGGTTACTGCATATTACCGACATGAGCTGGGGCAGGGTCTCTCACCCGAGCGAAGTTCTTGCTATTGGCGATACTATAGAGGTAGTGGTCCTCGATTTCGACGCGAATACCATGAAGGTGTCGCTCGGATTAAAGCAGAAGACGGCCAATCCGTGGGAAACAGTCGATACTAAATATCCCGCCGGAAGCAAGGTAAAGGGGACAGTTGTAAACCTGATGCCTTACGGCGCGTTTATCGAGTTGGAAAAGGGCGTCGAGGGACTCCTGCACATATCGGAGTTATCCTGGACGAAGAAATACAACCACCCGAACGAACTGCTTGCTATAGGCGACAGGATTGAAGCATCGGTGATAGATACGGATAAGGCGAACCGCAAGATATCCCTTGGATTGAAGCAACTTGAATCAAATCCGTGGGTGGAAGTCGAAGCGAAATATCCGGTAGGAACGAAGGTAAAAGGAAAGATACGCAATCTCACCGACTATGGAGCATTCGTTGAACTTGAGGACGGCATAGACGGACTGATCCATGTCTCTGACATATCATGGACCAAGAGAATAGGCCATCCTAAGGATGTATTCAAGAAGGGCGAAAAGGTAGAGGCGGTTATCTTGGCTGTAGACGCTACCAATAGAAAGATATCGCTCGGATTGAAACAGCTTACACAGGATCCGTGGGATGAGATAGCGGGCAAGTACGCGCCGGACGCTCAGATGAATGGCAAGGTAACGAAGGTCGCAAACTTCGGCCTATTCGTCGAAATAGACAAGGATCTCGAGGGCTTGGCTCATATCTCCGAAATATCGCTGGCCGAAGGCGAGAAACTCGAAGAGAAATACAAAGTCGGCGACGAGATAAAGGTGAAAGTAGTGAAGGTTGACTCGATCCAGCACAAGATCGCGTTGAGCTTGAAAGTATAG